From Anomalospiza imberbis isolate Cuckoo-Finch-1a 21T00152 chromosome 22, ASM3175350v1, whole genome shotgun sequence, a single genomic window includes:
- the HOXB5 gene encoding homeobox protein Hox-B5, which translates to MSSYFVNSFSGRYPNGPDYQLLNYGTSSSMNGSYRDSSTMHSSSYGYNYNGMDLSINRSASSSHFGAVGESSRGFPSPAQESRFRQASSCSLSSPDSLPCSNSESHGGKPAPSPSEQAPAASSTNTNFTELDETSASSGADEGTPISSSIPRAQAEPIATSTAATEGQAPQIFPWMRKLHISHDMTGPDGKRARTAYTRYQTLELEKEFHFNRYLTRRRRIEIAHALCLSERQIKIWFQNRRMKWKKDNKLKSMSLASAGSAFQP; encoded by the exons atGAGCTCTTACTTTGTAAACTCGTTCTCAGGGCGCTACCCAAATGGCCCCGACTATCAGTTACTAAATTATGGGACCAGCAGTTCCATGAACGGTTCTTACAGAGATTCAAGCACCATGCATTCCAGCTCTTATGGCTACAACTACAATGGGATGGACCTTAGCATCAACCGCTCAGCCTCCTCCAGTCACTTTGGGGCTGTGGGCGAGAGCTCCCGCGgtttcccttctccagctcaggagagcaGGTTTAGACAGGCGTCCAGCTGCTCCTTATCTTCTCCCgactccctgccctgctccaacaGCGAGAGCCACGGAGGCAAACCCGCCCCGTCCCCCTCCGAGcaggctcctgctgccagcagcaccaacaCAAATTTCACAGAACTAGACGAGACCAGCGCGTCCTCGGGAGCCGACGAGGGCACTCCAAtaagcagcagcatcccccgAGCGCAGGCAGAGCCCATCGCGACCTCCACGGCAGCGACAGAAGGGCAGGCACCTCAGATATTCCCTTGGATGAGGAAACTTCACATTAGCCATG ACATGACTGGACCAGACGGGAAGAGGGCGAGGACAGCGTACACTCGCTACCAGACCCTGGAGTTGGAAAAGGAATTCCACTTCAATAGATATCTCACCCGCAGGAGGAGAATAGAGATCGCTCACGCTCTCTGCCTCTCCGAGCGCCAGATCAAAATCTGGTTCCAGAACCGGCGCATGAAGTGGAAGAAGGATAACAAACTGAAAAGCATGAGCTTGGCCTCGGCGGGCAGCGCCTTCCAGCCCTGA
- the HOXB6 gene encoding homeobox protein Hox-B6, whose product MSSYFVNSTFPVSLAAGQEPFLGQIPLYPSGYADPLRHYPSTYGATGVQDKGYTSSPYYQQSNAAFGGRGSACDYGAGGFFREKDPACAPPSLDEVPSFGPEPRKSDCAQSKSVFGESEEQKCSAPVYPWMQRMNSCNSSSFGPSGRRGRQTYTRYQTLELEKEFHFNRYLTRRRRIEIAHSLCLTERQIKIWFQNRRMKWKKENKLLSSSQLSAEEEEEKAAE is encoded by the exons ATGAGTTCTTATTTTGTCAACTCGACCTTCCCGGTGAGcctggcggcggggcaggagCCCTTCCTGGGACAGATCCCGCTGTATCCCTCGGGCTACGCGGATCCTTTGAGGCACTACCCCAGCACCTATGGAGCCACGGGCGTGCAGGACAAGGGCTACACCTCCTCTCCTTACTACCAGCAGAGCAACGCAGCGTTCGGCGGCCGCGGCTCCGCCTGTGACTATGGGGCCGGCGGGTTTTTCAGGGAGAAGGACCCTGCGTGCGCCCCTCCCAGCCTGGACGAGGTGCCCTCCTTCGGCCCCGAGCCGCGCAAGTCGGACTGCGCGCAGAGCAAAAGTGTGTTCGGAGAGAGCGAGGAGCAAAAGTGTTCCGCGCCGGTTTACCCCTGGATGCAGCGGATGAACTCTTGCAATA GTTCTTCCTTCGGGCCCagcggccgccggggccgccaGACCTACACCCGCTACCAGAcgctggagctggagaaggaattccACTTCAACCGCTACCTGACCCGCCGGCGCCGCATCGAGATCGCGCACTCGCTGTGCCTGACCGAGCGCCAGATCAAAATCTGGTTCCAGAACCGCCGCATGAAGTGGAAAAAGGAGAACAAACTGCTCAGCTCCTCGCAGCTCAGcgccgaggaggaggaggagaaagcgGCAGAGTGA